In Camelus bactrianus isolate YW-2024 breed Bactrian camel chromosome 5, ASM4877302v1, whole genome shotgun sequence, the DNA window GATCCTGGAGCCAGAGAAGGGTCAGTGTCACCTACTTTACAACAATGTTTCAGGGACTCAGCCCCCAGTTATTTCCTCCTGCTCTCCAGTTCAGAGAAACAGAGGATATCAAGGTGGGAGGGCCCACTTTAGAGATCAAAACCTAACCTTCCCATTTAACAGAAGGAGAAACTTGGGCTAGAGAGAAGGTATGACTTTCCTCAGAGGTTCCATTCCCTAGCCATTCTAACATCCTGTGGCCTTCTATATCCCTGGGATAGCCCCTACCTTTCTAGCATCAGGGCTGATCAGCTGACACATATGCAGTTTGTGGTCCACTGAGACCAGATCCTTCTCTGATATTACCTACTTTTCTTCTGTATCTCTTTATGatacactttcttttctttacagcCTTCTTCATCTTCCTTCAGTTAATTCCCTCCTTGTCCCCCTTTTGGGCCAGGCctgttgaattttaattttgctcTACCTGGTGCCAGATGCCTTCACCTTGAGTCAAAGTCCTGTAAAGATTTATTAATGAAGATGTGTACAGAATGATAATACTGAATCCCTGCTCTATGGCAATTTCAGTCTAGAATCTAGTTAAGAGACACGCACACAGAATGGTAAGAGGAGACAGGACAATCTCAATCTCAGTTAGTAGGTGCTGGTGGGGGAAGAGGCATGTCAGCTTTTTGCtgtgggctgggcagggctggtctCCCTCCACTTCACCCCAAGTACTTTGAATTACATTCCCGATCTGCTGTTCTTTGCTTCCCAGGGCAGTGGGCAGCCCCTTGGTCATGGACCCTACCAGCATCTGCAGGAAGGCACGGCGGCTGGCAGGGCGGCAGGCTGAGTTGTGCCAGGCAGAGCCGGAAGTGGTGGCCGAGCTAGCCCGGGGCGCCCGGCTAGGGGTTCGAGAATGCCAGTTCCAGTTCCGTTTCCGCCGATGGAACTGCTCCAGCCACAGCAAAGCCTTCGGGCGCATCCTGCAGCAGGGTCAGTGCGGGGAGGAAATCAGAAGGGGGCTGTTTTCTCCTCGCTGCGGGATCAGAGGAGAGACTAGGGGTTTGGGGAGGATGCCTGAGCCCCACTTCTCCCACGGGTCAAAGGGCACCCTGCTCTGATCCTGTCTTCCAGCCCCACGCCACACTGCCTCGCCCATTGCAGTCCCCCAGGACCCAGCTTTGGTCCTGCTGTCTgactgcccctccccgcccccgcagACATCCGGGAGACGGCCTTCGTGTTTGCTATAACGGCTGCAGGAGCCAGCCACGCGGTCACGCAGGCCTGTTCCATGGGCGAGCTGCTGCAGTGCGGCTGCCAGGCGCCCCGTGgccgggccccgccccgcccccccggcCTGCCAGGGACCCCTGGGCCTCCTGGTCCAGCGGGCTCCCCCGACGGCAGCGCCGCCTGGGAGTGGGGAGGCTGTGGCGACGACGTGGACTTCGGGGACGAGAAGTCAAGGCTCTTTATGGACGCGCAGCACAAGCGGGGTCGGGGAGACATCCGTGCCTTGGTGCAACTTCACAACAACGAGGCAGGCCGACTGGTGAGTCTGGGCAGGgatgtataagtgtgtgtgtgtgtgtgtgtgtgtgtgtgtgtgtgtatgtgtgtgtgtgtgtgtgtctaaatgTGAGAGTGTGAGTGGGTTTGAAAAGGGTGTGGGGATGTGAGGGTGCAAGTGAGGGTTTGTATTGTGAGATAGTCACTGTGTGGCGGGGAGCTAGCATGGCTGTGAGGAGCCACTTGGGAAGGTTGGCTGGGAGTGTGAATGGGCATGTGGGAGGTGAGGTGGCCAGCCTAGGAGTCACCTGGGGGGTCTGGGAGAGCCTTGGGCTGATGGCCCAGGGGGCAGAGTAGAGAAGGGACACCCAAGGAGGAGGACTCAGGACTTTTAATGACCCCAGGTAGGGAGGACAGACCTCTGAGACAGGACAAATGGGGCAAATCTGGGGGTGGTAGAGAGCtggctgctggggcaggggcagaggaggaagacaaaggcggggaaggaaaaaaagatcgGGGTAAAGGTATTGGGTCTGGAGGTAGGGGAGCTGGGAAAAGCTAGGGAGGCCTGGAAACGGACTAGAACGGGCCCAAGGGGCAATGGGCTTGAAAAGGAGTGGACAAGGAATAGATTCTGATGGCCGAGGAAGTCAGGCAGAGGCCAGCACTGAATCTGCGCACTTGTCTACTGGCTGCCCAGCAACCCCACACCAGTCCTTGCTCAGAACCCTGgcagcctctcccttccctctatAATGAGGAGGGCTCCAGGAACTCCTGTTTAGGAACAAGAAACAGTCTGGATCAGATGTTTCCAGAAGTgggtggagggaaagagaaggggcctgggagggggagggaggcataCAAGTCTGTAGATCAGATTGGCCCCTGGACTCTGAGCTTCCAGAAACGATCTTCCTGGGGCATCTGACCCCATAAATCTCTAGTAGGGTTGTGAGTCTTAGACCCCAGCTCCAGAAACAAA includes these proteins:
- the WNT6 gene encoding protein Wnt-6 isoform X2; the encoded protein is MWGRAVGSPLVMDPTSICRKARRLAGRQAELCQAEPEVVAELARGARLGVRECQFQFRFRRWNCSSHSKAFGRILQQDIRETAFVFAITAAGASHAVTQACSMGELLQCGCQAPRGRAPPRPPGLPGTPGPPGPAGSPDGSAAWEWGGCGDDVDFGDEKSRLFMDAQHKRGRGDIRALVQLHNNEAGRLAVRSHTRTECKCHGLSGSCALRTCWQKLPPFREVGARLLERFHGASRVMGTNDGKALLPAVRTLKPPGRADLLYAADSPDFCAPNRRTGSPGTRGRACNSSAPDLSGCDLLCCGRGHRQESVQLEENCLCRFHWCCVVQCHRCRVRKELSLCL